Proteins encoded in a region of the Halorhabdus tiamatea SARL4B genome:
- a CDS encoding ISH3 family transposase, with protein MEEEHLLNFVVNSLDEELAIDLGENVEVTTEKLYEVLAGASAGGTSINHVCETTDDSPHANTVRGHLTDQFDLDTVEVVGDALLQRDALETLPDRPVEVCADLHLDPYYGDEDETEALYSSQAKRGTTTFHAYATLYARVRNKRYTLAVRQLVAGETTSDVLAEFLELLDGLDLGVKAVYLDRGFYNSTCLGLLYAHNYAYVMPIVKWGETIQNELSRGWSREIEHDLAGEVTFPVFIDCVYQQGRYDEHGVARHGYAADAPFIDTPRDAREHYSKRFGIESSYRLAKQSLAFTSSQDAGLRLVMFVVSLLLQNSWRYLHWKYVAAPRRGGRRLWNWSFTEFCEMVLRAAWTALGVRRAVPANQSLDDRFFR; from the coding sequence ATAGAGGAAGAGCACCTGCTTAATTTTGTCGTCAACAGCCTTGACGAGGAGCTTGCGATAGATCTCGGCGAAAACGTCGAAGTCACCACGGAGAAGCTGTATGAGGTCCTCGCCGGCGCCAGCGCCGGCGGGACCTCGATCAACCACGTCTGCGAAACGACAGACGACTCACCGCACGCCAACACTGTCCGGGGACATCTCACCGATCAGTTCGACCTTGACACTGTTGAGGTAGTTGGAGACGCGCTCTTGCAGCGAGATGCACTTGAGACACTCCCAGATCGACCGGTGGAGGTCTGCGCAGACCTCCACCTCGATCCCTACTACGGTGATGAGGACGAAACCGAGGCTCTGTACTCGTCGCAGGCCAAACGCGGAACAACGACGTTTCACGCGTATGCGACGCTCTACGCGCGGGTACGTAACAAGCGGTACACACTAGCGGTTCGCCAGCTCGTCGCTGGCGAAACCACCAGCGATGTCCTCGCTGAGTTTCTCGAACTCCTCGACGGCCTTGACCTCGGTGTCAAGGCCGTCTACCTCGATCGCGGATTCTACAACAGTACCTGCCTCGGACTGCTGTACGCGCACAACTACGCCTACGTCATGCCGATTGTCAAATGGGGTGAGACGATTCAAAACGAACTCAGCAGGGGCTGGAGCCGCGAGATCGAACACGATCTCGCTGGCGAGGTGACCTTTCCCGTGTTCATCGACTGCGTCTACCAGCAGGGACGATACGACGAACACGGGGTGGCGCGTCACGGCTACGCCGCTGACGCGCCGTTTATCGACACGCCGCGGGATGCCCGAGAGCATTACAGCAAGCGCTTCGGCATCGAGTCGAGTTACCGCTTAGCCAAGCAGAGCCTCGCATTCACCAGCTCTCAGGACGCTGGTCTACGGCTGGTGATGTTTGTCGTAAGCCTGCTGCTCCAGAACAGCTGGCGGTATCTCCACTGGAAGTACGTGGCGGCGCCCCGCCGCGGGGGGCGCCGCCTCTGGAACTGGTCGTTCACAGAGTTCTGTGAGATGGTGCTGCGGGCCGCCTGGACAGCGCTCGGTGTGCGCAGGGCTGTTCCAGCGAACCAGTCACTCGACGACCGGTTCTTCCGGTAG
- a CDS encoding IS4-like element ISHti13 family transposase gives MHNAPSSDQIERRLTTLFPSAALEDHAEAVGVIERDGKLQIPPLVWSFAFGFATGESRTLAAFRRSYNSTADKPLSPGGYYQRLTPTLAEYLHDLVEYGLDEVAVPHTVTDQFDRFRDVMIADGTVLRLHQFLSDEFEGRNEEQAGARLHLLHNPSDQMLERFSITDEKAHDSTEFNTGSWLEQRLVLFDQAYFKYRRFALIDENDGYFVSRLKPDANPVVTDELREWRGDAIPLEGEKIHDVVEDLYRKYIDVEVEAEFKRGPYNGTRSLDSKRFRVVGVRDEDADDYHLYITNLPREEFLPEDLATIYRCRWAVERLFRELKTQYGLDEFDTTKEHVVEILVYAALLSLLVSRELLSLVTECADDEAVFPPGRWAATFRSHAQLILNDLGEFLGYSPPPLLERLIEDAQKIHSQRPILQETLATATQPRTEA, from the coding sequence GTGCACAACGCTCCCTCCTCAGATCAGATTGAACGTCGGCTCACTACCCTCTTTCCCTCTGCTGCGCTGGAAGATCACGCCGAGGCTGTCGGCGTGATCGAACGAGACGGAAAGCTCCAGATCCCGCCGCTCGTGTGGTCGTTTGCGTTCGGCTTCGCCACTGGCGAGAGCCGAACGCTCGCAGCCTTCCGTCGGAGCTACAACTCCACAGCTGACAAACCGCTGTCTCCCGGTGGGTACTACCAGCGATTGACGCCGACGTTGGCAGAGTATCTCCACGACCTCGTCGAGTACGGCCTCGACGAGGTCGCTGTCCCCCACACTGTGACCGACCAGTTCGACCGATTCAGAGACGTGATGATTGCTGATGGGACGGTGTTGCGCCTGCACCAGTTCCTCTCCGATGAGTTCGAAGGACGCAACGAGGAGCAGGCTGGAGCACGGCTCCACCTGCTCCACAACCCGAGCGATCAGATGCTGGAACGATTCAGCATCACCGACGAGAAAGCCCACGACAGCACGGAGTTCAACACCGGCTCGTGGCTCGAACAGCGGCTGGTACTGTTCGATCAGGCGTATTTCAAATACCGGCGGTTCGCGTTGATCGACGAGAACGATGGCTACTTTGTGAGTCGGCTGAAACCCGACGCAAATCCGGTTGTAACGGACGAGTTACGGGAATGGCGTGGCGACGCCATTCCCTTGGAAGGAGAGAAGATCCACGATGTCGTTGAGGATCTCTACCGGAAATACATCGATGTGGAAGTCGAGGCTGAGTTCAAGCGCGGGCCGTACAACGGAACACGGTCGCTGGACTCCAAGCGGTTCCGCGTCGTCGGCGTCCGCGACGAGGACGCCGACGACTACCATCTGTACATCACGAATCTGCCGCGTGAGGAGTTTCTCCCGGAAGATTTAGCGACGATCTATCGGTGTCGGTGGGCTGTCGAGCGGTTGTTTCGGGAGCTCAAGACGCAATACGGACTGGATGAGTTCGACACAACGAAAGAGCACGTTGTGGAGATTCTGGTGTATGCGGCGTTGTTGTCGCTGTTAGTGAGTCGTGAGTTGCTGTCGCTGGTGACAGAGTGCGCCGATGATGAAGCTGTCTTCCCTCCAGGGCGTTGGGCGGCGACCTTCCGGTCGCACGCCCAACTCATTCTCAACGATTTGGGTGAATTCCTCGGCTACTCGCCACCTCCGCTGTTGGAACGGCTGATCGAAGATGCACAGAAAATCCATAGCCAACGACCGATACTACAGGAGACGCTCGCTACCGCTACACAACCGAGGACTGAGGCTTAG
- a CDS encoding FtsK/SpoIIIE domain-containing protein, whose translation MVDQQPHPDAFLRSTRHHAFIGEATESGKSNFLATTICSLAVGYSPAEVRSSLPDPQGIDFGRFESLPHVDTYVDDATDCFENLESLLETELQARKEKLQQKAATSVTEYSTLAESRDFEPVPYRVIVIDEFADLVMPFQVTKRSLRTLSVGWHRPVEHWGTRSCWQRSALMQRSSWATSRPI comes from the coding sequence ATTGTAGATCAGCAACCCCACCCCGACGCCTTCTTGCGTTCAACAAGGCACCACGCCTTCATTGGAGAGGCGACTGAGTCTGGCAAATCGAATTTCCTCGCGACGACGATCTGTAGCTTAGCAGTGGGCTACTCGCCAGCAGAAGTACGATCATCTCTCCCCGATCCCCAAGGGATCGACTTTGGTCGATTCGAGTCCTTACCGCACGTGGATACGTACGTGGACGACGCGACAGACTGCTTCGAGAATTTGGAATCACTGCTGGAGACAGAGCTCCAAGCACGGAAGGAAAAACTACAACAGAAGGCTGCAACGTCTGTCACCGAGTATAGTACACTCGCCGAATCGCGAGATTTCGAACCAGTCCCGTATCGAGTCATCGTCATCGACGAATTCGCAGATCTCGTGATGCCCTTTCAGGTAACCAAGAGGAGTTTGAGGACACTGTCGGTCGGTTGGCACAGACCGGTCGAGCACTGGGGTACTCGATCTTGCTGGCAACGCAGCGCCCTGATGCAGAGATCGTCTTGGGCAACATCAAGACCAATTTAA
- a CDS encoding AAA family ATPase, protein MIDQVEVLNFRSVLGRGPDDSGDPVRLEVEEDITTLIGQNEAGKSNVLDAINQFGKSVPLSDTKISNYRDYPDPKDELEILRCRLSSGALDRNSEQVKSVPWLLGPYRSEGLDGFPVRETLEEMTPIQPADGGDSRSEDNSIADEAIDGAVLPLGEVLATGRIEVVHYASGDHAIDIVDSTDVSGSSDTSSIRDQISFPMDLDEFLSQRYDEYLRLCQWFVSNIVEVADLNPEIEEITALNRDAVADKSDLRVQLTDRLESISQAFGDAEPIDEPPVETQGEAEFELPKISVIQKLANDLLRTLSNIDSPPNRIEDLPNIVDQSKINLADSEYDLRADEDNPVLRGLFALNNINLEDYSSLDSPEFRKSLDTAVEQLSLYLNWFWDSDPTGRQPIETVTPEETDSYRFEYELHEGTITLKLAEDETPPTPLEQRSDGMRWIITFLLTIIAQPYAQSGGRQTLVTLDDPGIHLHPEAEKQLFRAFFNVTNQAQIIYTTHSPALIDRKEVDRLRIVKNITEKKDSSLIGTRIANDLDDARTPGEQVDPLATAREAIGWTLSDSLFRGEQTVLVEGPSDKRYLNLFNDYFKWDGKPHLDKDPTFVDSKGGQLPFLSRILSAEDVNHVILMDDDSVNNGYEAEIEARTVRYNDLEIPDSREYEAEIEDLFDREFLIKAAAEVHDELDAEEALEPPYHTFECSIVSYIEEYLEQTEYYPGELCKYDLSMEVKDQLEKELRTSPEEHSETIERFQSVISELKEKIEKMDDE, encoded by the coding sequence ATGATTGATCAAGTCGAAGTTTTGAATTTTCGCTCTGTTTTGGGTCGCGGGCCAGATGATAGTGGTGATCCGGTTCGACTTGAGGTCGAAGAGGATATCACTACACTGATTGGGCAGAACGAAGCAGGAAAATCGAATGTACTTGATGCAATTAATCAATTCGGTAAATCCGTCCCTCTTTCTGACACCAAAATCAGCAACTATCGGGATTATCCCGATCCAAAAGATGAACTTGAGATCCTTCGATGTAGACTCTCTTCTGGTGCCCTCGATCGTAACTCAGAACAGGTAAAGTCGGTCCCCTGGTTGCTTGGCCCATATCGAAGTGAAGGTCTGGATGGGTTCCCGGTCCGTGAGACACTTGAAGAAATGACGCCAATTCAACCCGCTGATGGTGGCGATTCTCGAAGTGAAGACAATAGTATTGCTGATGAAGCAATCGATGGCGCAGTGCTTCCCCTTGGTGAAGTTTTAGCAACAGGCCGTATCGAAGTTGTTCATTATGCCAGCGGCGACCATGCTATTGATATCGTCGACTCAACGGATGTTAGCGGTTCCTCTGACACTTCCTCCATTCGTGATCAGATCAGCTTCCCGATGGATCTTGATGAATTCTTGTCCCAGCGGTATGATGAGTACCTGCGGCTATGCCAGTGGTTTGTATCTAATATTGTAGAGGTGGCTGACCTAAACCCGGAAATCGAAGAGATCACTGCCCTCAATCGTGATGCGGTTGCAGACAAGTCAGATCTACGTGTTCAACTCACTGACCGACTCGAAAGTATTTCCCAAGCGTTCGGCGATGCCGAACCAATCGATGAACCGCCCGTGGAGACCCAGGGTGAAGCAGAATTCGAACTGCCCAAGATATCCGTTATCCAGAAGTTAGCTAATGATTTGCTTAGGACACTGAGCAACATTGACAGCCCACCGAATCGGATCGAAGATTTGCCAAATATTGTTGACCAATCGAAAATTAACTTGGCTGATTCGGAGTACGATTTGAGAGCCGACGAGGACAACCCAGTTCTCCGGGGCCTTTTTGCGCTCAATAATATCAATCTTGAAGACTACTCTTCATTAGATTCACCGGAATTCCGAAAATCCCTAGATACAGCCGTAGAGCAACTCTCTCTATATCTCAACTGGTTCTGGGATTCAGATCCAACAGGACGTCAGCCTATAGAAACTGTCACACCAGAAGAAACGGACAGTTATCGGTTTGAATACGAATTACATGAGGGCACTATCACGTTGAAGCTTGCTGAAGACGAAACCCCTCCTACGCCGCTTGAACAGCGAAGCGACGGCATGCGATGGATAATAACATTTTTGTTGACGATAATAGCCCAACCATACGCCCAATCGGGGGGACGGCAGACATTGGTCACACTTGACGATCCTGGAATTCACCTTCATCCCGAAGCTGAAAAACAGCTATTTCGAGCGTTCTTCAATGTTACTAACCAAGCACAGATTATCTATACAACACACTCTCCTGCACTCATCGACCGAAAAGAAGTCGACCGACTTCGGATTGTTAAAAATATCACCGAGAAAAAAGATAGTAGCCTGATTGGGACAAGGATTGCTAACGATCTTGATGACGCGAGGACCCCAGGCGAACAGGTGGACCCACTCGCCACTGCTAGAGAGGCTATCGGTTGGACTCTTTCCGATTCGCTGTTTCGAGGTGAACAAACAGTACTGGTTGAGGGGCCGAGTGACAAACGGTACCTTAATTTATTCAATGATTATTTTAAGTGGGATGGAAAGCCCCATCTGGATAAAGACCCGACATTTGTCGATTCAAAAGGCGGCCAACTCCCCTTTCTTTCGCGAATTCTCTCAGCAGAGGATGTAAACCATGTCATATTGATGGACGACGATAGCGTAAATAATGGGTATGAAGCAGAAATTGAAGCGCGAACAGTCCGATATAATGATCTAGAGATACCGGATTCAAGAGAATACGAGGCCGAAATCGAGGATCTATTCGACAGAGAATTTCTCATCAAGGCTGCAGCTGAGGTTCACGACGAGCTGGACGCAGAAGAAGCTCTTGAGCCACCATACCACACGTTTGAATGTAGTATTGTCAGTTATATAGAAGAGTATCTAGAGCAAACCGAATATTACCCTGGCGAACTGTGTAAATACGACTTATCTATGGAGGTAAAAGATCAGCTAGAAAAGGAGCTACGTACCTCTCCTGAAGAACACTCCGAGACTATTGAAAGATTCCAATCCGTCATTTCTGAACTAAAAGAAAAGATCGAAAAGATGGATGACGAATAG
- a CDS encoding AIPR family protein, with amino-acid sequence MSSETGTSPIDAISAPADNVQIPYLAHEQAKSNEYGGKYTIHHFYFQCQEVGETPISFPLDANPRHPQMNVQVSAMRDTLQNDPKDFINRNNGIVVLASDVETEEVKQSTTEGIVTFNFGDGEGVCNGGHTLLAIQKHGDVPKAVVHVEVIELGDVEAKSTSRRQEISKIADARNNNNQLEERSEANFLGYYDQYKQELNDSRVVDWHEGDPNAIDDAINAYQFFRLLKALDVKKYGHPLYDVRGKNHSSLATSVSRVHRRWKENMDDWKQEEGDPETRPLRYLTPLTNDVIYLREMVSHHLKHFNYDSGMRRRKVFQEYFQSSSRDLLINGFENTTGYDLPNPVEVLFSGLFRTNLYLSESDIGSVKIVGWFRDLDQLWAERSKAILMDLQGDFKDNDKDPKNFIRANATFTHDFYLHGMSDVIDEPPEIVYTVDEDDEARYVQPEDPQDATHELTVHNDPDEPDKLEPATGNIDEVAMTRVELGDVYEYAMLSE; translated from the coding sequence ATGTCGAGCGAAACTGGGACGTCTCCGATCGATGCCATCTCAGCACCTGCAGATAACGTCCAGATCCCTTATCTGGCTCACGAACAGGCGAAGTCCAATGAATACGGGGGAAAATATACAATCCATCACTTCTATTTTCAATGTCAGGAGGTGGGGGAGACGCCAATCTCGTTCCCCCTCGACGCCAATCCCCGACATCCCCAGATGAACGTGCAGGTCAGTGCGATGCGTGATACACTTCAAAATGATCCGAAGGATTTTATCAACCGAAATAACGGGATTGTTGTCTTGGCCTCAGATGTCGAGACCGAAGAAGTCAAACAGAGTACTACTGAAGGCATAGTAACCTTCAATTTCGGAGATGGAGAGGGTGTTTGCAATGGTGGCCACACACTCTTGGCGATTCAAAAACACGGTGATGTACCGAAAGCAGTAGTCCATGTCGAAGTCATTGAGTTAGGGGATGTTGAAGCGAAGAGTACATCACGACGACAAGAAATCAGCAAGATTGCAGATGCTCGTAATAATAATAACCAGCTTGAAGAGCGCTCTGAGGCAAATTTCTTGGGTTACTACGATCAATACAAACAGGAATTAAATGATTCTCGTGTCGTCGACTGGCACGAAGGAGATCCCAATGCCATTGATGACGCGATTAATGCCTATCAGTTTTTCAGACTATTGAAGGCACTTGACGTGAAGAAGTATGGACACCCGCTATATGATGTCCGGGGAAAAAACCACAGCTCACTCGCGACTAGTGTGTCTCGCGTCCATCGTCGTTGGAAAGAAAACATGGACGATTGGAAGCAGGAGGAAGGTGATCCGGAGACCCGTCCGCTCCGGTATTTGACGCCGCTGACAAACGACGTAATATATCTCCGTGAGATGGTGTCTCACCATCTAAAACACTTCAATTATGATTCCGGAATGCGTCGGAGAAAGGTCTTCCAAGAGTACTTCCAAAGTAGCTCACGAGATCTCCTCATCAATGGTTTTGAAAATACAACAGGATATGATCTCCCGAATCCGGTAGAAGTGTTGTTTTCCGGTCTTTTCAGAACGAATTTGTACCTATCAGAGTCCGATATAGGGTCAGTGAAAATTGTTGGGTGGTTCCGTGATCTAGATCAACTCTGGGCTGAACGGAGTAAAGCTATTCTCATGGACCTCCAAGGAGACTTCAAAGATAACGATAAAGATCCGAAAAACTTCATTCGGGCTAATGCGACATTCACACATGATTTCTACCTCCATGGTATGTCCGATGTCATCGATGAACCACCCGAGATTGTGTACACTGTTGATGAAGACGACGAAGCCAGGTATGTTCAGCCCGAAGATCCGCAGGATGCAACACACGAGCTGACAGTACATAACGATCCAGATGAGCCAGACAAGTTGGAGCCCGCGACCGGCAATATCGATGAGGTGGCAATGACGCGTGTTGAGTTGGGAGATGTATATGAGTACGCGATGCTAAGCGAATAG
- a CDS encoding HNH endonuclease: MHVGRQRLSELSEAELREVAEASVIGDRRTTTESSQTQYRRPEIVKQYALRVADGVCQGGGDEAPFLDEDGEPFLEVHYLHRRSDGGADHPDNVVALCPNCHRRVHYEQNGDAFNQQLIEGGVQISADQRATFCRLTSRILVD, encoded by the coding sequence ATGCACGTCGGCAGACAGAGATTGTCTGAGTTATCGGAGGCAGAGTTGCGAGAGGTAGCGGAGGCGAGTGTGATTGGGGATAGGCGGACGACAACTGAGTCTTCACAGACACAGTACCGTCGGCCGGAGATCGTGAAGCAGTACGCGTTACGGGTTGCCGACGGCGTTTGTCAGGGCGGTGGTGATGAAGCGCCGTTCTTGGACGAAGATGGGGAGCCCTTTCTGGAGGTGCACTATCTCCATCGGCGCAGTGATGGTGGGGCTGATCACCCCGATAACGTAGTGGCACTGTGTCCGAACTGCCACCGACGGGTGCACTATGAACAGAATGGCGACGCATTCAATCAGCAGTTGATTGAGGGCGGTGTTCAGATAAGCGCCGATCAAAGAGCTACTTTCTGCCGACTAACCAGCCGAATCCTGGTGGATTGA
- a CDS encoding class I SAM-dependent methyltransferase codes for MTPPMHGDDTVKDLVQQHWNGRAATFDEESQHGIHSDEQHDSWLSVLREWTGNDSHRILDVGCGTGVISLLLAELDHDVVGVDFAREMLEHARAKARQTEYSIAFQQGDAERLALPDDITELVTARHLVWTLPNPTAALQEWQRVVEPGGRILLIEGYWNHDEPWDEYEDMHDNLPMYDGRPPDELSDVLVQEGFSDVTHEPLMDATLWGREPHHDYYIMSGTVPR; via the coding sequence ATGACACCGCCAATGCATGGCGATGATACCGTCAAGGACCTCGTCCAGCAACATTGGAATGGCCGGGCAGCGACATTTGACGAGGAGAGTCAACACGGAATTCATTCCGACGAACAGCACGACAGCTGGCTCTCAGTACTGCGGGAATGGACAGGGAACGATTCCCACCGGATACTCGATGTCGGTTGTGGGACAGGGGTCATCTCGCTGTTGCTCGCAGAACTCGACCACGATGTCGTGGGCGTCGACTTCGCCCGGGAGATGCTCGAACACGCCCGAGCGAAGGCCCGACAGACCGAGTACTCGATTGCGTTCCAGCAAGGGGACGCGGAGAGACTCGCCCTGCCAGATGACATCACCGAACTGGTCACCGCTCGCCACCTTGTCTGGACGCTCCCCAATCCCACTGCGGCACTGCAGGAGTGGCAACGCGTCGTCGAGCCAGGTGGGCGGATTCTCCTGATCGAGGGGTACTGGAACCACGACGAGCCGTGGGACGAGTACGAAGACATGCACGATAATCTGCCAATGTACGACGGCCGGCCGCCCGACGAACTGAGCGACGTGCTCGTCCAAGAGGGTTTCTCCGATGTCACGCACGAACCACTGATGGATGCAACACTGTGGGGCCGAGAACCTCACCACGACTATTACATCATGAGCGGTACTGTCCCCCGTTGA
- a CDS encoding SOS response-associated peptidase: MCGRNSLFVEQGDLEARFDAEVVTDGGYTPRYNIAPGEDLFIITNEAPDEVDAYHWGLPFWADEPEESIINARSETADEKRVFEQAWESRPCLVLSSGFYEWKSPNGEMKHPYRIHREDDPAIAMAGLWDVWGGDDETISCVTILTTDPNDLMKPIHDRMPVVLPRDGESEWLSAGPNARKELCRPYPKDDLDVYEISTRVNNPGNDDPQVIEPLDHEQSGLGEFSSG, encoded by the coding sequence ATGTGTGGACGCAATTCTCTCTTCGTCGAACAAGGAGACCTCGAGGCTCGCTTCGACGCCGAGGTCGTCACGGACGGCGGGTATACACCCCGATACAACATCGCGCCTGGCGAGGACCTCTTCATCATCACGAACGAGGCTCCAGACGAGGTCGACGCCTACCACTGGGGGTTGCCGTTCTGGGCGGACGAGCCCGAAGAGAGCATCATCAACGCCCGCTCCGAGACTGCCGACGAGAAACGCGTCTTCGAACAAGCGTGGGAATCCCGCCCCTGTCTCGTCCTCTCGTCGGGGTTCTACGAGTGGAAATCACCGAACGGCGAGATGAAACATCCGTATCGAATTCACCGCGAGGATGATCCGGCCATCGCGATGGCTGGACTCTGGGACGTCTGGGGGGGTGACGACGAGACCATCTCGTGCGTGACGATCCTGACGACGGATCCGAACGACCTGATGAAGCCCATTCACGACCGGATGCCGGTCGTCCTGCCGCGGGATGGCGAGTCCGAATGGCTCTCCGCCGGGCCCAACGCTCGCAAGGAGTTGTGTCGCCCGTACCCGAAGGACGACCTGGACGTCTACGAAATCTCGACGCGGGTAAACAACCCCGGAAACGACGATCCGCAGGTCATCGAGCCGCTGGACCACGAACAATCGGGACTCGGTGAATTCAGCTCGGGGTAG
- a CDS encoding ISH3 family transposase yields MQQPEADNEIEEEHLLNFVVNSLDEELAIDLGENVEVTTEKLYEVLAGASAGGTSINHVCETTDDSPHANTVRGHLTDQFDLDTVEVVGDTLLQRDALETLPDRPVEVCADLHLDPYYGDEDETEALYFSQAKRGTTTFHAYATLYARVRNKRYTLAVRQLVAGDTTSDVLAEFLELLDGLDLGVKAVYLDRGFYNSTCLGLLYAHNYAYVMPIVKWGETIQNELSRGWSREIEHDLAGEVTFPVFIDCVYQQGRYDEHGVARHGYAADAPFIDTPRDAREHYSKRFGIESSYRLAKQSLAFTSSQDAGLRLVMFVVSLLLQNSWRYLHWKYVAAPRRGGRRLWNWSFTEFCEMVLRAAWTALGVRRAVPANQSLDDRFFR; encoded by the coding sequence GTGCAACAACCCGAAGCAGACAACGAGATAGAGGAAGAGCACCTGCTTAATTTTGTCGTCAACAGCCTTGACGAAGAGCTTGCGATAGATCTCGGCGAAAACGTCGAAGTCACCACGGAGAAGCTGTATGAGGTCCTCGCCGGCGCCAGCGCCGGCGGGACCTCGATCAACCACGTCTGCGAAACGACAGACGACTCACCGCACGCCAACACTGTCCGGGGACATCTCACCGATCAGTTCGACCTTGACACTGTTGAGGTAGTTGGAGACACGCTCTTGCAGCGAGATGCACTTGAGACACTCCCAGATCGACCGGTGGAGGTCTGCGCAGACCTCCACCTCGATCCCTACTACGGCGACGAAGACGAGACAGAAGCGCTGTACTTCTCGCAGGCGAAACGTGGAACGACGACGTTTCACGCCTATGCGACACTCTATGCACGGGTGCGCAACAAGCGGTACACGCTGGCGGTTCGCCAGCTCGTCGCTGGCGACACCACCAGCGATGTCCTCGCTGAGTTCCTCGAACTCCTCGACGGCCTTGACCTCGGCGTCAAGGCCGTCTACCTTGATCGTGGATTCTACAACAGCACCTGTCTCGGACTGCTGTACGCGCACAACTACGCCTACGTGATGCCGATCGTCAAGTGGGGCGAGACGATTCAAAACGAACTCAGCAGGGGCTGGAGCCGCGAGATCGAACACGATCTCGCTGGCGAGGTGACCTTTCCCGTGTTCATCGACTGCGTCTACCAGCAGGGACGATACGACGAACACGGGGTGGCGCGTCACGGCTACGCCGCTGACGCGCCGTTTATCGACACGCCGCGGGATGCCCGAGAGCATTACAGCAAGCGCTTCGGCATCGAGTCGAGTTACCGCTTAGCCAAGCAGAGCCTCGCATTCACCAGCTCTCAGGACGCTGGTCTACGGCTGGTGATGTTTGTCGTGAGCCTGCTGCTCCAGAACAGCTGGCGGTATCTCCACTGGAAGTACGTGGCGGCGCCCCGCCGCGGGGGGCGCCGCCTCTGGAACTGGTCGTTCACGGAGTTCTGTGAGATGGTGCTGCGGGCCGCCTGGACAGCGCTCGGTGTGCGCAGGGCTGTTCCAGCGAACCAGTCACTCGACGACCGGTTCTTCCGGTAG
- a CDS encoding TIR domain-containing protein, with protein sequence MTQDDRESAGYIDAADWESLKRQGDDAIKRWINDQMKGTSVTAVLIGQETYDRDWVEYEIKKSWRDGNGIVGIRIHNLEDKSGYTDSRGKNPLSKIYIEENGQKKFFDDIFSTYRWKRDSGYDNLGDWVEEAAQIAGR encoded by the coding sequence CTGACTCAGGACGACCGAGAATCAGCCGGATACATCGATGCAGCTGACTGGGAGAGTCTGAAACGACAAGGTGACGACGCGATCAAACGCTGGATCAACGACCAGATGAAGGGTACCTCAGTCACAGCAGTTCTCATCGGCCAGGAGACCTACGACCGTGACTGGGTTGAATACGAGATCAAGAAGAGCTGGAGAGACGGTAACGGCATTGTTGGCATCCGAATCCACAACTTAGAGGATAAGAGCGGATACACGGACTCGCGTGGAAAGAATCCGCTCAGCAAGATCTACATCGAGGAGAACGGGCAAAAGAAGTTCTTCGATGATATCTTCAGCACGTACCGTTGGAAGCGGGATAGCGGCTACGATAACTTGGGAGACTGGGTCGAAGAAGCCGCTCAAATAGCAGGTCGATAG